One region of Pseudomonas alvandae genomic DNA includes:
- a CDS encoding bifunctional diguanylate cyclase/phosphodiesterase, with translation MIEDAGNGSTVASGERPTRSFTRRTFPAIMLLLFIMSALAIAVLLNITQTQDEQAREQSLFFAQRAIDGMRTGIGRDLSDYSKWSDAYRHLHLEVDKDWAYDQENVGSSVFSLYGYQAVFVISPAGKTVYSVINGEMSEVAADTWLTGDLRAIAKKARAAENRDEVIVELLHHEDAPAFVAVSAITTGTDNSVREIPGPSSLMLFVKVLDAGALQNLSRDFALPGAHIAHTPGPKDTAQVLLDSLTREALAWHPATPGKDLRKVLLPLLGLALLVLAIMALAVLRHALIMLRAQERQYVSLLAHRKALERSEERFRDIAEVSSDWLWEVDSNGTLTYLSERFEQVTGFSPSEWLGKPLHRLLHPHNGSISIAHWLLGGANSACATPLLCEYTARNQRIRTCKLSVRAIEAGAQGFRGTATDITEELRALAQIKHLSLHDPLTGLANRNRLFDCLSEHLDQAHGTPLAVLNLDMDRFKPVNDSLGHAVGDKVLKEVAHILQQNVRGTDLVARLGGDEFVIVMPNPGGASDLDQLCGRLIECMQRPMHLDGNTLYLGMSIGVAWSHPAEQRAEELLRQADIALYAAKAAGRNTWRVYEEAMGNVARDRRRYEQQLRDAMQQDQLELRYLPRFDVNAEQLHGFEAQAFWHHPERGELGGIDFIPVAEASGQLEELGSWMLIHACEEATTWPNALNVSVAVSPRWFSSSFLFNQVHKALETSGLPAQRLTLEVAEGVLLTDHKTLANTLHALKALGVRINIDKFGTNIASLREVLDQPFDGIRFDRNILAQLGLEHDQEGVLAMIRLSRSVGLMVTAEGIENALQFSQLRSVACDHVQGPYFGAALARSEMASFFTTPRWL, from the coding sequence ATGATTGAAGATGCTGGCAATGGCTCCACGGTGGCTTCCGGCGAGCGACCAACCCGAAGTTTCACCCGCCGCACCTTTCCGGCCATCATGCTGTTGCTGTTCATCATGTCTGCGCTGGCCATCGCGGTGCTGCTCAACATCACCCAGACCCAGGACGAACAGGCCCGTGAACAGAGCCTGTTCTTTGCCCAGCGGGCCATCGACGGCATGCGTACCGGCATCGGCCGCGACCTGAGCGATTACTCGAAATGGAGCGACGCCTACCGCCACCTGCACTTGGAAGTCGATAAAGACTGGGCCTATGACCAGGAAAACGTCGGCAGCAGCGTGTTCTCGCTTTATGGCTACCAGGCGGTGTTCGTCATTTCCCCTGCTGGCAAGACGGTTTACTCGGTGATCAATGGCGAAATGAGCGAAGTGGCCGCCGACACCTGGCTCACCGGCGACTTGCGGGCAATCGCCAAGAAGGCCAGGGCCGCGGAAAATCGTGACGAGGTGATCGTCGAACTGCTGCATCACGAGGACGCGCCGGCCTTCGTCGCCGTCTCGGCGATTACCACCGGCACCGACAATAGCGTGCGCGAGATTCCCGGCCCGTCCAGCCTGATGCTGTTTGTCAAAGTCCTCGACGCCGGTGCGCTGCAGAACCTGTCCCGGGACTTCGCCCTGCCCGGTGCGCATATCGCCCACACGCCCGGCCCGAAAGACACCGCCCAGGTATTGCTCGACAGCCTGACACGCGAAGCCTTGGCCTGGCACCCTGCTACCCCCGGCAAGGATTTGCGCAAGGTCCTGCTGCCCTTGCTCGGATTGGCGTTGTTGGTCCTCGCGATCATGGCCCTGGCGGTGTTGCGCCATGCGCTGATCATGCTCCGCGCCCAGGAGCGCCAGTACGTCAGTCTCCTGGCCCATCGCAAAGCGCTGGAACGCAGCGAAGAACGTTTCCGGGACATTGCCGAGGTATCGTCCGACTGGCTGTGGGAAGTCGACTCGAACGGAACATTGACCTATTTGTCCGAGCGCTTCGAACAGGTCACCGGGTTCAGCCCCTCCGAGTGGCTGGGCAAACCGCTGCACAGGCTGTTGCACCCTCACAACGGCTCGATCTCGATTGCCCATTGGCTGCTCGGCGGCGCCAACAGTGCATGCGCTACGCCGCTCCTGTGCGAATACACCGCGCGCAACCAACGCATACGCACCTGCAAGCTGTCGGTACGGGCCATCGAGGCCGGCGCGCAGGGCTTTCGCGGCACCGCCACCGATATCACCGAAGAGCTGCGGGCGCTGGCGCAGATCAAGCACCTCTCCCTGCACGACCCCCTCACCGGCCTGGCCAACCGCAACCGCTTGTTCGATTGCCTCAGCGAGCACCTGGACCAAGCGCACGGAACGCCGCTGGCGGTCCTGAACCTGGACATGGATAGATTCAAGCCGGTCAACGACTCCCTCGGCCATGCCGTGGGCGACAAGGTGCTGAAGGAAGTTGCCCATATCCTCCAGCAGAACGTGCGCGGCACTGACCTGGTGGCCCGCCTCGGTGGCGATGAATTTGTCATCGTCATGCCCAACCCGGGTGGCGCGAGCGATCTCGACCAACTGTGCGGGCGCCTGATCGAATGCATGCAGCGCCCGATGCACTTGGACGGCAATACGCTGTACCTGGGCATGAGTATCGGCGTCGCCTGGTCGCACCCCGCTGAACAGCGTGCCGAAGAGCTGTTGCGCCAGGCAGACATCGCCTTGTACGCGGCCAAGGCCGCCGGTCGCAATACCTGGCGCGTCTACGAAGAAGCCATGGGCAACGTGGCCCGCGACCGCCGACGCTATGAGCAGCAATTGCGCGATGCAATGCAACAAGACCAGCTTGAATTGCGCTACCTGCCGCGTTTCGACGTGAATGCCGAACAGTTGCATGGCTTCGAAGCCCAGGCCTTCTGGCACCATCCCGAGCGAGGTGAGCTGGGTGGCATCGATTTCATTCCGGTCGCCGAAGCGTCCGGTCAACTGGAAGAACTTGGCAGTTGGATGTTGATCCACGCCTGCGAAGAGGCAACGACCTGGCCCAACGCCCTGAACGTGTCCGTCGCGGTATCGCCGCGCTGGTTCAGCAGCAGTTTCCTCTTCAACCAGGTGCACAAAGCCCTGGAAACGAGCGGCCTGCCTGCCCAGCGCCTGACGCTGGAAGTGGCCGAAGGGGTGCTGCTGACCGATCACAAGACCCTTGCCAATACGTTGCATGCGCTCAAGGCCTTGGGTGTGCGGATCAATATCGACAAGTTCGGTACCAATATTGCGTCTCTGCGGGAAGTCCTTGACCAGCCGTTCGACGGCATTCGCTTTGATCGCAATATCCTTGCACAGTTGGGCCTGGAGCATGATCAGGAGGGTGTGCTGGCGATGATTCGGTTGAGCCGCAGCGTCGGGCTGATGGTGACGGCCGAGGGTATCGAGAATGCGCTGCAGTTCAGTCAATTGCGCAGTGTGGCGTGTGATCATGTGCAAGGGCCGTACTTCGGCGCGGCGTTGGCTCGCTCGGAAATGGCTTCGTTCTTTACCACGCCGCGGTGGCTTTAG
- a CDS encoding carboxymuconolactone decarboxylase family protein, with product MSPRLDYYSASPGAMRAMIGLEALTSRLSIEPALLNLIRIRASQLNGCAFCTDMHSVDARRQGETERRLFAVAVWRDSGFFSERERAALAWTEAVTLLAESQVPDDVYTLACGSFSEEELVDLTMAISTINSWNRLAVSFRQSPGG from the coding sequence ATGAGCCCGCGTCTCGATTACTACAGCGCATCCCCGGGGGCGATGCGGGCGATGATCGGTCTGGAGGCGCTGACCAGTCGCCTGAGCATCGAGCCGGCATTGCTGAACCTGATCAGGATCCGCGCCTCGCAACTCAACGGCTGCGCCTTTTGTACCGACATGCACTCGGTGGACGCGCGCCGCCAGGGCGAGACGGAGCGGCGTCTGTTTGCGGTGGCGGTGTGGCGCGACAGTGGCTTTTTCAGCGAGCGCGAACGGGCCGCGCTCGCCTGGACTGAAGCCGTCACGCTGTTGGCTGAGAGCCAGGTGCCGGATGACGTCTATACGTTGGCCTGTGGCAGTTTTAGTGAAGAGGAACTGGTGGACCTGACTATGGCGATCAGCACTATCAATAGCTGGAATCGGTTGGCGGTGAGTTTTCGACAGAGTCCGGGGGGGTAG
- a CDS encoding PLP-dependent aminotransferase family protein yields MELHVVINGRKDLTGQLYRQLRSAIESGRLAAGTQLPPSRLLAEQLGISRKTVSDTYAQLTYENLLTGVIGKGTYVNARPASIVRKQSHRELAGADVVETWRNMPDLLRHPPPESALRYDFIGGATGKGQFPLDDWRRCTAHALRQIANAKGFYSQPEGLPALRNAIARHIAFSRGVNCQDDDVVVCNGAQQALDLISRVLTRPGSLVAMEDPGYPPARLLFGSHGATVAGVPVDEQGVCVDLIPDGTRLIYVTPSHQFPLGMPMSQPRREALLARAYELGAIIIEDDYDSEFRYEGRPADSLQSMDERGIVAYVGTFSKTLLPELRLGYAILPPAILEAVILAKRLTDQHTSTLPQWALAKFIAEGCLLKHIRRCHALYAGRRERILARMGDDLSPWFEAVPTTAGFHMAVLCKVPFDLPLVIELAKKAEVGLYSLDGFFNEAPVRPGLILGFGAIELLDIDIALDRLRDILQQVA; encoded by the coding sequence ATGGAACTTCATGTCGTCATCAACGGCCGCAAGGACCTGACGGGCCAGTTGTATCGACAATTGCGCAGCGCCATCGAAAGCGGTCGACTGGCCGCCGGCACGCAACTGCCGCCCAGTCGCCTGCTGGCCGAGCAGTTGGGCATATCGCGCAAGACCGTTTCCGACACCTACGCGCAACTGACCTACGAAAACCTCCTCACCGGCGTCATCGGCAAGGGCACCTATGTCAATGCGCGCCCGGCCAGCATCGTGCGCAAGCAAAGCCATCGCGAGCTCGCCGGCGCCGATGTGGTCGAGACCTGGCGCAACATGCCGGACTTGCTGCGCCATCCGCCACCCGAGAGCGCGCTGCGCTATGACTTCATCGGCGGCGCGACCGGCAAGGGCCAGTTTCCGCTGGATGACTGGCGTCGCTGCACCGCCCATGCCCTGCGCCAGATCGCCAATGCCAAGGGTTTCTACAGCCAGCCCGAGGGCTTGCCGGCGCTGCGCAACGCCATCGCCCGGCACATCGCGTTTTCCCGCGGGGTCAACTGCCAGGACGACGACGTGGTGGTGTGCAACGGGGCGCAACAGGCCCTTGATCTGATTTCCCGGGTACTGACCCGCCCCGGCAGCCTGGTCGCCATGGAAGACCCCGGCTATCCGCCGGCACGCCTGCTGTTCGGTTCCCATGGCGCGACGGTGGCCGGAGTGCCGGTGGATGAGCAAGGCGTGTGCGTCGACTTGATTCCGGACGGCACACGGCTGATCTACGTGACGCCGTCACATCAGTTCCCCTTGGGCATGCCCATGAGCCAGCCCCGGCGCGAGGCCCTGCTGGCGCGAGCCTATGAACTCGGGGCGATCATTATCGAAGACGACTATGACAGTGAGTTCCGCTATGAAGGCCGACCCGCCGACTCGTTGCAGAGCATGGACGAGCGCGGGATCGTGGCGTACGTAGGGACCTTTTCCAAGACCTTGCTGCCGGAACTGCGCCTCGGCTACGCGATCCTGCCACCGGCGATTCTCGAGGCGGTGATCCTGGCCAAGCGCCTTACCGACCAGCACACCTCCACCCTGCCCCAATGGGCGCTGGCGAAATTCATTGCCGAGGGCTGCCTGCTCAAGCACATCCGCCGCTGCCACGCGCTGTATGCCGGCCGGCGCGAGCGAATCCTGGCGCGCATGGGCGATGACCTGTCACCCTGGTTCGAGGCCGTGCCCACCACGGCGGGTTTCCATATGGCTGTGCTGTGCAAGGTACCGTTCGACCTGCCTTTGGTGATCGAATTGGCGAAGAAAGCCGAAGTCGGGCTCTACAGCCTCGACGGCTTCTTTAACGAGGCGCCGGTGCGTCCAGGCCTGATCCTGGGTTTTGGCGCCATTGAACTGCTCGACATCGATATCGCCCTGGACCGTCTGCGAGACATCCTGCAGCAGGTTGCCTGA
- a CDS encoding putative quinol monooxygenase, which translates to MSRQVINTVQVQAAAGRSEELGRQLQQIVETLRALPGCDAYMVDRCPEDNERWNVSARWRSEADMQAHFNCPEVQGFISLLESRLARSVDFNSFPVM; encoded by the coding sequence ATGTCTCGCCAAGTGATCAACACCGTTCAAGTGCAGGCCGCCGCCGGGCGCTCGGAAGAGCTGGGCCGGCAGTTGCAGCAAATCGTCGAAACCCTGCGAGCCTTGCCAGGCTGCGACGCCTACATGGTCGACCGCTGCCCTGAAGACAATGAGCGCTGGAACGTCAGCGCCCGCTGGCGATCGGAAGCGGACATGCAGGCCCACTTCAACTGCCCCGAAGTGCAGGGCTTCATCAGCTTGCTGGAAAGCCGCCTGGCCCGAAGCGTGGACTTCAACAGCTTTCCGGTGATGTGA
- a CDS encoding cupin domain-containing protein, producing the protein MKTLYLIAALSLLPIAPLYAHETGPSEKVQVLQEKLLKNLPGKKAMMLTVDYAPGQSSIAHKHDGTAMAYVLEGAITSQVKGEPAITYKAGEFWYEAAGSEHLVSKNASATQPAKLLVFMVMGEDEAVLIPLKN; encoded by the coding sequence ATGAAAACCCTCTACCTGATCGCCGCCCTGAGCCTGCTTCCCATTGCCCCGCTCTACGCCCACGAAACCGGGCCGTCGGAGAAGGTCCAGGTGCTGCAAGAGAAGCTGCTGAAAAACCTGCCCGGCAAAAAGGCCATGATGCTGACCGTCGATTATGCGCCGGGCCAGTCGTCCATCGCCCACAAGCACGACGGCACCGCAATGGCCTACGTGCTCGAAGGCGCTATCACATCCCAGGTCAAGGGCGAACCCGCGATCACCTACAAGGCTGGCGAGTTCTGGTACGAAGCCGCCGGTTCCGAGCACCTGGTGTCGAAGAACGCCAGCGCCACCCAACCGGCCAAGCTGCTGGTGTTCATGGTGATGGGCGAGGATGAAGCGGTGTTGATTCCGCTCAAGAACTGA
- a CDS encoding amidase, which yields MSLQDIHSLMDIEDATGLAEWVRRGEVQPGELLETAIERLERVEPQLNAVAERLYDSAREAARSPEAGQGLFAGVPTLIKDLFSPVQGAAMTNGSRSLGDCRADFESELVTRLRRAGCQVMGTSTSPEFGTSYSTESVRFGATRNPWNTERSAGGSSGGAAALVAARVVPFAHGNDGGGSLRVPASCCGVFGFKPSRGLLPSGPMIGEGWAGMGTPHAITLSVRDSAALLDATAGIDLGAPYAAPVQALAYVTAVQRDPKPLRIALVEHVSPWATSAPSLQAVGEAARLCESLGHRVEPVNLPVALPEFLDQVFTIIGASTRHYVDVLGQMRGAAVQAEELEVRTRIILRDKGNVSGAQYAGAVEWIHALGRRFAMFMQDYDVILSPVLTREPVLIGELEVHDVCMSLEQLIERVHSYSPFTALFNASGQPAMSVPLAWSANGLPVGAHFAGRFGEESTLLALAAQLERAQPWRERVPAVNARRS from the coding sequence ATGAGCCTGCAAGACATTCACTCATTGATGGACATAGAAGATGCGACCGGGCTGGCCGAGTGGGTCAGGCGCGGTGAGGTCCAGCCTGGCGAACTGCTGGAGACCGCCATCGAACGCCTGGAACGGGTCGAACCACAACTCAATGCAGTGGCGGAGCGGCTGTACGATTCGGCACGGGAGGCGGCGCGTTCGCCTGAGGCCGGGCAAGGGTTGTTCGCTGGCGTGCCAACGTTGATCAAGGATCTGTTTTCGCCGGTCCAGGGCGCGGCGATGACCAATGGTTCCCGTTCGCTGGGGGACTGTCGCGCGGATTTTGAATCGGAATTGGTCACGCGGTTGAGGCGGGCCGGCTGTCAGGTGATGGGCACCAGCACGTCGCCGGAGTTCGGCACCTCCTATTCCACCGAGTCCGTGCGTTTTGGCGCTACGCGCAACCCGTGGAATACCGAGCGCAGCGCCGGCGGTTCCAGCGGTGGCGCGGCCGCGCTGGTGGCGGCCAGGGTGGTGCCGTTCGCCCATGGCAACGATGGCGGCGGTTCGTTGCGGGTGCCAGCGTCGTGTTGTGGCGTGTTCGGGTTCAAGCCCAGCCGTGGACTGCTGCCGTCGGGCCCGATGATTGGCGAGGGTTGGGCCGGTATGGGCACGCCCCACGCCATCACCCTGTCGGTGCGCGACAGCGCCGCGCTGCTGGACGCTACCGCCGGGATCGACTTGGGCGCGCCCTATGCCGCGCCGGTCCAGGCGCTGGCGTATGTGACGGCCGTGCAGCGTGATCCGAAGCCGCTGCGCATCGCCCTGGTCGAGCACGTCAGCCCCTGGGCCACGTCGGCGCCAAGCTTGCAGGCAGTGGGCGAGGCCGCCCGCTTGTGTGAAAGCCTGGGGCACCGCGTCGAGCCGGTGAACCTGCCGGTGGCGTTGCCGGAGTTTCTCGACCAGGTCTTCACCATCATTGGCGCCAGCACGCGGCATTACGTCGATGTGCTGGGCCAGATGCGTGGGGCTGCGGTGCAGGCGGAGGAACTGGAAGTGCGCACCCGGATCATCCTGCGGGACAAGGGCAACGTCAGTGGCGCGCAGTATGCCGGCGCCGTGGAATGGATCCATGCCTTGGGTCGCCGGTTCGCGATGTTCATGCAGGACTACGATGTAATCCTCAGCCCGGTCCTGACTCGGGAGCCAGTGCTAATTGGTGAGTTGGAGGTGCACGACGTTTGCATGAGCCTCGAACAGCTCATCGAGCGCGTCCACAGTTATTCGCCATTCACCGCGCTGTTCAATGCCAGCGGGCAACCGGCGATGTCCGTACCGCTGGCCTGGAGCGCCAACGGCCTGCCGGTGGGGGCGCATTTCGCTGGCCGGTTCGGCGAGGAAAGCACCTTGCTCGCCCTGGCCGCCCAACTGGAAAGGGCCCAGCCTTGGCGGGAGCGGGTACCTGCGGTCAATGCCCGCCGCAGCTAA
- a CDS encoding MFS transporter: MKQSSSVSTAAPRQAVGRREGWVLMLGSSLTIMGSVMVTPILPRLGAEFGPLEPRADLLVPLAITGPALAIALCAPLAGWLADRIGRKALLVIATLLYALLGALPALLDNLHGIVIARLLFGCAEAAVMTCCATLIADYWHGEERLRYVNRQVVTIGLVGALFFVVGGALGEHSWRSPFLLYLLPLLLVPAMLKILWEPPVTRRQVTEPQADDSAPTKVAVRQLLVGYLMIVWGMVLTFVMPIQAPTLLVGLGVTSSTMIGLSAGLSLLATLGGSLSWPLLRRRFGIAGCNALLLALMGLGLCLLVRAQSYNAVLLAVFIQGLGAGLLVPNVMAPVMNALTARTRGRGLGGFTSFLYIGQFISPLVVAFVGAYAGDLRQSIQWLAFAGLAAALLWVAVGLRARGNGQARIAQSRQSS; the protein is encoded by the coding sequence ATGAAGCAATCAAGTTCCGTTTCAACGGCTGCGCCGCGCCAGGCGGTTGGCCGGCGTGAAGGGTGGGTGCTGATGCTGGGCAGCAGCCTGACGATCATGGGTTCGGTGATGGTCACGCCCATTCTTCCCCGCTTGGGCGCCGAGTTCGGACCCCTTGAGCCTCGCGCCGATCTGCTGGTGCCGTTGGCGATCACCGGGCCGGCGTTGGCGATTGCCCTTTGCGCGCCGCTTGCCGGCTGGTTGGCCGACCGGATCGGGCGCAAGGCGCTGCTGGTGATCGCCACGTTGCTCTACGCCCTGCTCGGCGCGTTGCCCGCGCTGCTCGACAACCTGCACGGCATTGTCATCGCGCGGTTGCTGTTTGGCTGTGCCGAGGCGGCGGTGATGACCTGTTGCGCCACGTTGATTGCCGACTATTGGCACGGCGAGGAACGCTTGCGCTACGTCAACCGGCAGGTGGTGACGATCGGTCTGGTCGGGGCGCTGTTTTTTGTCGTCGGCGGGGCACTGGGGGAACACTCCTGGCGCTCGCCGTTTCTCCTGTATCTGCTGCCGTTGCTGTTGGTGCCCGCCATGCTGAAAATTCTCTGGGAACCGCCCGTGACGAGGCGGCAGGTCACTGAGCCGCAGGCTGACGATTCAGCGCCGACCAAGGTCGCGGTTCGGCAATTGCTGGTGGGCTACCTGATGATCGTGTGGGGCATGGTCCTGACGTTTGTGATGCCGATCCAGGCGCCGACGCTGCTGGTCGGCCTGGGCGTGACGTCCAGCACAATGATCGGACTGTCGGCGGGCTTGAGCCTGCTGGCAACCCTTGGCGGTTCCTTGAGCTGGCCGTTGTTGCGTCGGCGCTTCGGGATCGCCGGTTGCAATGCGCTGTTGTTGGCACTGATGGGGCTCGGTCTCTGCCTGTTGGTGCGAGCGCAAAGCTACAACGCCGTGCTGCTGGCGGTGTTCATCCAAGGCTTGGGAGCCGGGCTGCTGGTGCCCAACGTGATGGCGCCCGTCATGAATGCCCTGACCGCCCGCACCCGTGGGCGTGGCCTGGGTGGGTTCACCTCGTTCCTCTATATCGGCCAGTTCATCAGTCCGTTGGTGGTGGCGTTCGTCGGTGCCTATGCCGGTGATTTGCGTCAATCGATCCAATGGCTGGCCTTCGCCGGCCTTGCCGCTGCACTGCTGTGGGTGGCTGTCGGCTTGCGCGCACGGGGTAATGGCCAGGCGCGCATCGCCCAATCTCGTCAATCGTCCTGA
- a CDS encoding SphA family protein produces MNQKKNNNQQRLAWFALGLIGASAVANGTENGAPTTAIGVYDFGAGMMPPATPFGTVGLRTAFYSANVQKDRHGRAQDNNLSLDVLSIAAAYLHMTDYTVLGAKYGYGAVVPFFKIDASMRVQTPGGPLDLEADPFRLADIQVLPMILQWTLSPNLFVNAQLQIQAPTGDYDEDRLISPGLNHWTFSPILNATYLSDTGFEVSSSFEVDVNTRNHATDYKNGVEYRHEFAVGQHVGPWTLGVGGYYYRQFTDDDAPGLEAGNRARVMAAGPAVGYFKPGMPPVWLHVYKEFDARNRAEGYTTALRISHSF; encoded by the coding sequence ATGAATCAGAAAAAAAACAACAATCAGCAGCGCCTTGCGTGGTTCGCCTTGGGACTGATCGGCGCCAGCGCCGTGGCCAACGGCACCGAAAACGGCGCGCCGACCACCGCGATCGGGGTCTACGATTTCGGCGCCGGCATGATGCCGCCCGCCACACCCTTCGGGACAGTCGGGCTGCGCACGGCGTTCTATTCAGCCAACGTGCAAAAGGATCGCCACGGCCGCGCGCAGGACAACAACCTCTCCCTCGATGTGCTGTCCATCGCCGCCGCCTACCTGCACATGACCGATTACACCGTGCTTGGCGCCAAGTACGGCTATGGCGCGGTGGTGCCGTTCTTCAAGATCGACGCGTCGATGCGGGTGCAGACCCCGGGCGGTCCGCTGGACCTGGAGGCCGATCCGTTTCGCCTGGCGGACATTCAAGTATTGCCGATGATCCTGCAATGGACGCTGTCGCCGAACCTGTTCGTCAACGCCCAGTTGCAGATCCAGGCGCCGACCGGTGATTACGACGAGGATCGGCTGATCTCGCCGGGTCTCAATCATTGGACGTTTTCACCGATTCTCAACGCGACCTATCTCTCTGACACGGGGTTCGAGGTGTCTTCCAGCTTCGAGGTCGACGTCAACACGCGCAACCACGCGACCGACTACAAGAACGGCGTCGAGTACCGCCACGAATTTGCCGTGGGCCAGCATGTCGGCCCCTGGACGCTGGGTGTGGGCGGCTACTACTACCGCCAGTTCACCGACGACGATGCCCCGGGCCTGGAAGCGGGCAATCGCGCACGGGTGATGGCGGCAGGTCCTGCGGTGGGCTATTTCAAGCCGGGCATGCCACCGGTCTGGCTGCATGTGTACAAGGAGTTCGATGCGCGAAACCGCGCCGAAGGCTACACCACCGCGTTGCGCATTTCCCACAGTTTCTAA
- a CDS encoding helix-turn-helix domain-containing protein — MNDDMADALPTQPINRFRTGDIDEHARNMGGWQVSYDQLTPGHFEGELIEFRSEWMQLVRDRSNQAMTKRGMAWEGAITFSVPLSADGPVFCSGHPIVEPSLMVACGRNLPDLRTPQHLDLLGVAVEEQALEHLLERQGSAFRITDLPKCYRLGDSTLPAELAALFDELEGGGQGRASLLGHESIRRGLRDTVMLHFLELVAPDEAPPLPPTARKRMVDRAREYALAHVDEPLSILDLCNHIGASRRKLQYCFQETLGINPVAYLRALRLNAVRRELRLGTQGVQEVAARWGFWHLSRFASDYRTLFGETPSQTLRRTHLC; from the coding sequence ATGAACGACGATATGGCGGATGCACTGCCGACGCAGCCGATCAATCGGTTTCGCACCGGTGACATCGACGAACACGCGCGGAACATGGGCGGATGGCAAGTCAGCTACGACCAGTTGACGCCGGGACACTTCGAGGGCGAACTGATCGAGTTTCGCTCGGAGTGGATGCAGTTGGTGCGCGACCGCTCTAACCAGGCCATGACCAAGCGTGGCATGGCGTGGGAGGGTGCGATCACTTTCAGCGTGCCGCTGAGCGCCGACGGCCCGGTGTTCTGTTCCGGACACCCGATTGTCGAGCCCAGCCTGATGGTCGCGTGCGGCCGGAACCTGCCGGACCTGCGTACGCCGCAGCATCTGGACCTGCTCGGTGTCGCGGTCGAAGAGCAGGCGTTGGAGCACCTGCTGGAACGCCAGGGCAGCGCCTTTCGAATTACCGATCTTCCCAAGTGTTACCGTCTCGGCGATTCAACCTTGCCGGCTGAACTGGCCGCCTTGTTCGATGAGCTGGAAGGGGGCGGGCAGGGACGTGCGTCATTGTTGGGGCACGAGTCGATCCGTCGTGGCCTGCGCGACACGGTGATGCTGCATTTCCTCGAACTGGTGGCGCCGGACGAGGCACCGCCGCTCCCCCCGACGGCCCGCAAGCGCATGGTCGACCGGGCTCGGGAATATGCCCTGGCCCATGTCGACGAGCCGCTGTCGATCCTGGACCTGTGCAACCACATCGGTGCCAGCCGCCGCAAATTGCAGTATTGCTTCCAGGAAACCCTCGGCATCAACCCAGTGGCCTATTTGCGTGCCCTGCGCCTCAATGCCGTGCGCCGCGAACTGCGCCTCGGCACCCAAGGCGTGCAAGAAGTGGCGGCGCGCTGGGGCTTCTGGCACCTGAGCCGATTCGCCAGTGACTATCGCACCCTGTTTGGCGAAACCCCTTCGCAAACCCTGCGTCGCACGCATCTGTGCTGA
- a CDS encoding ABC transporter substrate-binding protein codes for MVFKRPVLLVSLAASLLTGPLAHAEGKISIAQQFGIGYLILDVVRDQQLIEKQGKAQGIEIKVDWNSISGATAMNEALLTGALDVVSAGVPPMLTIWDRTRGKQNVKAIASLGSMPNYLLTNNPAIKTLKDFTDKDRIAVPAAGVGFQSRTLQIETAKAFGNDHYKKFDDISVSLPHPDATAALIGGQSEINSHFSSPPFQYQALQSPNVHKVLSSYDVLGGPATFNVLYTTEKFHDENPKTYKAFYDALVEAQTLIKTDKAAAAQTYIRVEQSKLPLPLVESIVNDPEIDFTVVPQRTYIYAEKLQELGVLKNKAGSWKDYFFEEAHGGAGS; via the coding sequence ATGGTGTTCAAGCGTCCCGTATTACTTGTTTCCTTGGCGGCAAGCTTGCTGACGGGGCCCTTGGCCCACGCGGAAGGCAAGATCAGCATCGCCCAGCAATTCGGCATCGGTTATTTGATCCTCGACGTCGTGCGCGACCAGCAGCTCATCGAGAAACAAGGCAAGGCCCAGGGCATAGAGATCAAGGTGGACTGGAACAGCATTTCCGGTGCGACCGCGATGAACGAGGCCCTGCTCACCGGCGCCCTCGACGTGGTGTCGGCGGGGGTGCCGCCGATGCTGACGATCTGGGATCGGACCCGGGGCAAGCAGAACGTCAAGGCCATCGCCTCGCTGGGCTCGATGCCCAACTACCTGCTGACCAACAACCCGGCGATCAAGACGCTCAAGGACTTCACCGACAAGGACCGGATCGCGGTGCCGGCAGCCGGGGTCGGGTTCCAGTCGCGCACGTTGCAGATCGAGACGGCCAAGGCATTCGGCAACGACCACTACAAGAAATTCGACGACATCTCGGTCAGCCTCCCGCATCCGGACGCCACGGCCGCGCTGATCGGGGGCCAGTCGGAAATCAATTCGCACTTTTCCAGCCCGCCGTTCCAGTACCAGGCGCTGCAGAGCCCCAACGTGCACAAAGTCCTCAGTTCCTATGACGTGCTCGGCGGGCCGGCGACGTTCAACGTGCTCTACACCACGGAAAAATTCCACGACGAAAATCCGAAGACCTACAAGGCGTTCTATGACGCGCTTGTCGAAGCACAAACCCTCATCAAGACTGATAAAGCCGCTGCCGCCCAGACCTACATCCGGGTCGAGCAATCCAAGCTGCCGCTGCCCCTGGTGGAGAGCATCGTCAACGACCCGGAAATCGACTTTACCGTCGTGCCGCAACGCACCTACATCTATGCCGAGAAGCTGCAGGAATTGGGTGTGCTGAAAAACAAGGCCGGCAGCTGGAAGGACTATTTCTTCGAAGAGGCCCACGGCGGCGCCGGCAGTTGA